A region from the Manihot esculenta cultivar AM560-2 chromosome 13, M.esculenta_v8, whole genome shotgun sequence genome encodes:
- the LOC110629234 gene encoding uncharacterized protein LOC110629234 codes for MKEQLLADLGAKDNSQTLLSISSPFSGWIQQETIPKKFMMTLMATYDRSGNPRGHILNYKTFMEFQTLLDALMCKVFPTTLTGPARAWFNSLEVGSIRSFGDLANIFINWFIAGVLAERKTSYLETIWQRKNESLRGYVAHFNTEALQISELDESRAVEAMQKGTTLCRKPPNTLAELMKRAKKYIRQDDALTTSRFTREAANRGKATEERRSKRPERRQNKGPEVYRQP; via the coding sequence ATGAAGGAGCAGCTTTTAGCTGATTTGGGGGCAAAAGACAATAGCCAGACCCTCCTATCCATATCCTCACCGTTCTCTGGATGGATCCAACAAGAAACCatccccaagaagtttatgatgacACTAATGGCCACATATGACAGATCAGGGAACCCACGAGGGCATATCCTTAACTACAAGACATTCATGGAGTTCCAAACCCTATTGGacgctctgatgtgcaaggtctTCCCCACGACACTAACAGGACCAGCAAGAGCTTGGTTCAACAGCCTAGAGGTAGGGAGTATTAGAAGCTTTGGGGACCTCGCCAACATTTTCATCAACTGGTTCATAGCTGGGGTTCTGGCTGAGAGGAAAACTAGTTATTTGGAGACCATCTGGCAAAGGAAGAATGAGTCCTTAAGGGGGTACGTGGCCCATTTTAATACAGAAGCCCTGCAGATCTCGGAGCTGGATGAAAGCCGAGctgtggaggccatgcagaaagggACCACGCTGTGTAGAAAGCCACCCAATACCCTAGCCGAACTGATGAAGAGAGCcaaaaagtatataaggcaagaTGACGCCTTGACAACCAGTAGGTTCACTAGGGAGGCTGCAAATAGAGGGAAGGCGACAGAGGAAAGAAGGTCGAAGAGACCAGAGAGAAGACAAAATAAAGGGCCTGAGGTGTATAGGCAGCCCTAG